Proteins co-encoded in one Syngnathoides biaculeatus isolate LvHL_M chromosome 22, ASM1980259v1, whole genome shotgun sequence genomic window:
- the si:ch211-214e3.5 gene encoding zinc finger protein 518A: protein MDKDLKLLHRSAITDSMSFIEEVKDTPRLKEREHHGQDNPGISSVKQPGSIKRANCKTQQGAVFSGNILSFGCSVCKDDSMYSPNDLLKHFRGAHKGILPTYPCDLCGFVTNEFAALQRHRIEHKNTLVTCELCCDGNQYSLLLLTRHYVMCHSLNGKFYCDWCEFTTVDAGTFVQHIHHHNESPWKCSLCRHVSLNEVDHQKHIKGHTILLPFICENCGYRATTMKQLKRHTVAAHKKYNQQDHTNVWNTLDHEAAPTNSSPSCQHVLKNVSELEAAQKVSKLFGIYGMLPNQNGHMKSELYSDESYQIIGGTPPKKDRANCNCWTAEQSSRVMLLDNDSCGSPNNPNALTVLMVKNKISLPPNCTTKVMGFKMVDGKKHLVLKVIPVAKQNMCPQDNLDDLNSSATSSAFLKSEVVMENMESSARKSATSHCLAVPPGGGSCIPSDDIIAVKVKIEEEETSVFTHESLQSVDFLEKCSHSLTGSSTADTMYRVTNGGDPIGNQNSPIQTACSKLNQIHSKSILGKPEIVSKIGAKVSNVEATDDPLNASQETLQSNLTCKNIIENSEAISKRVITLTNIGKILKHKETSLNSTENFDQLSQSTRECTEITGTKIKCLNDYQHCRKQLTNLAPPTEMALAASFGDSTKAAPSSLSHKVFTFHNYSKEATVFSPRICKKSEVTAGTEMNRCNFSLTLAESSKPLEDCEWADTDDGNPESVLKDFNVIKIEEDTIPICKNQSNRKNTLSVLGSFADKHSDEIITQQLRRERTGYSHSKIDSSEQIETTVQLQLQDEKQQVVLDTDRTFTMPVQVKATQSFKLITNCVNPQINVSYMNSVFKTLRNSPGGRVPSKDKNKKTSKESGLAKMTFVSSLGTGLSGSPQHFLINSPKLKGPVLLSNASPNSPSDKVNKTQSTCYLFPRSIPFVQAPNSSGLNLPSAKHPQNPRPVLAMPVISAAKPSHSQTGRQAFLLRYISPLKSSVVLNTQQIKPSTQSLHTIEKGRNKVVFKIVSPTSTLLKSCSPSSSCQPLLLATSPPTQCFLKSSNRTHATTSNNLKIITRDNQIQRAVREMTPHLTVNIKPSEADKPQLAPRPIRPPSQRKLRRKALFNELPMTVQKARRLTNKVQTKMDSTVFWNPVAKDVERTLRLAPYNCVQQVKCPRRYQPVVVLNHPDADIPEVANIMKVINRHRGAVAKVSLSQKTIKALADHGTQRGGIWAQGLLLRSVDPNSRPVQSSVRERYLLKLKLRKKSKKKYEVVEPLSGSRAKTVVFDCWFCGRIFNSQEHWIGHGQRHLMEATKDWNKLL from the coding sequence ATGGATAAAGACCTTAAATTACTTCACCGTTCTGCCATCACTGACAGCATGTCATTTATAGAGGAAGTAAAAGACACTCCACGTCTCAAAGAAAGAGAACACCATGGTCAAGACAATCCAGGCATATCATCTGTTAAGCAACCTGGTTCCATCAAAAGAGCCAATTGTAAAACTCAGCAAGGAGCTGTTTTTTCTGGAAACATTTTGAGTTTTGGTTGCTCTGTATGCAAGGATGATTCTATGTACAGTCCTAATGATCTCCTTAAACATTTTCGAGGGGCTCACAAAGGAATCTTGCCTACTTACCCTTGTGATCTGTGTGGATTTGTAACAAATGAATTTGCAGCTCTTCAACGTCACCGGATTGAGCACAAAAATACTTTGGTCACATGTGAACTCTGTTGTGATGGAAATCAATATTCACTGCTCTTGCTTACAAGACATTACGTCATGTGTCACAGTCTTAATGGAAAGTTTTACTGTGACTGGTGTGAGTTTACAACTGTTGATGCAGGGACATTTGTCCAACACATTCATCATCACAATGAGAGTCCCTGGAAATGTTCCCTTTGTCGACATGTCAGCTTGAATGAAGTGGATCATCAAAAGCATATAAAAGGTCACACAATTTTGTTACctttcatttgtgaaaattgtgGATATCGTGCAACAACCATGAAGCAGCTTAAAAGACACACAGTTGCTGCTCACAAGAAATACAACCAACAGGACCATACAAATGTATGGAACACTTTAGACCATGAAGCTGCTCCTACAAATTCTTCTCCAAGTTGTCAACATGTACTTAAAAATGTTTCTGAGTTAGAAGCAGCACAAAAGGTATCAAAATTATTTGGTATATATGGTATGTTGCCGAACCAAAATGGTCACATGAAATCTGAGTTGTATTCGGATGAGTCCTACCAAATTATTGGTGGGACACCACCAAAAAAGGACCGTGCGAACTGTAACTGTTGGACTGCGGAACAATCCTCACGTGTAATGTTGCTTGACAATGACAGCTGTGGCTCACCAAACAATCCTAATGCACTAACAGTTCTCATGGTCAAGAATAAAATATCTCTTCCCCCAAACTGTACAACCAAAGTGATGGGATTTAAGATGGTTGAtgggaaaaaacatttggttCTTAAAGTAATACCAGTAGCAAAGCAAAACATGTGTCCTCAGGACAATTTAGATGATTTGAACTCTTCAGCTACCAGTTCTGCATTTCTCAAAAGTGAAGTTGTTATGGAGAATATGGAATCATCTGCTCGTAAGAGCGCCACATCACATTGTCTTGCCGTTCCACCAGGAGGTGGGTCTTGCATTCCATCAGATGATATCATAGCAGTTAAAGTCAAGATTGAAGAGGAAGAAACATCTGTTTTCACTCATGAGTCTCTTCAAAGTGTtgattttttggaaaaatgtagtcATTCTTTAACTGGTTCTTCAACAGCGGACACAATGTATCGAGTGACAAATGGTGGAGATCCAATTGGCAACCAAAATTCCCCAATCCAGACAGCTTGTTCAAAATTAAATCAGATTCATAGCAAATCAATCCTGGGCAAGCCTGAGATTGTGTCAAAAATTGGAGCTAAGGTGTCAAATGTTGAGGCTACTGATGATCCTTTAAATGCTTCTCAGGAGACATTGCAGAGTAATTTGACCTGCAAAAACATTATTGAGAATTCTGAAGCAATCAGCAAAAGGGTGATAACTCTTACCAACATAGGAAAGATCCTCAAGCACAAAGAGACATCTCTTAATTCTACTGAAAATTTTGACCAGCTTTCCCAAAGCACTCGAGAATGCACAGAGATCACAGGGACCAAGATTAAATGCTTAAACGATTACCAACATTGTAGGAAACAGTTGACAAATTTGGCTCCTCCAACAGAGATGGCTTTAGCTGCTTCATTTGGAGACAGTACTAAAGCAGCACCAAGTTCTTTAAGCCATAAAGTATTCACTTTTCACAATTATTCAAAGGAAGCAACTGTTTTTTCACCCAGAATATGTAAAAAAAGTGAAGTTACAGCAGGCACCGAAATGAATAGATGTAATTTTAGTCTTACATTAGCTGAGTCTTCAAAACCTTTAGAAGATTGTGAATGGGCTGATACAGATGATGGAAACCCAGAGTCAGTACTGAAAGATTTTAATGTTATAAAAATCGAGGAGGATACAATTCCAATATGTAAAAATCAGTCTAATAGAAAAAATACTTTATCTGTCTTGGGTAGTTTTGCGGATAAACACTCAGATGAAATAATTACACAACAACTCCGTAGGGAAAGAACTGGATATTCACATTCAAAGATTGATTCCTCTGAACAAATAGAAACTACTGTACAACTTCAGTTGCAGGATGAAAAGCAGCAAGTGGTGTTGGATACTGATAGAACTTTTACCATGCCAGTGCAGGTCAAGGCCACTCAAAGTTTTAAGCTAATTACTAATTGTGTAAACCCTCAAATCAATGTCTCATATAtgaattctgtttttaaaaCCTTGAGAAATTCTCCTGGTGGGAGAGTTccttcaaaagacaaaaataaaaagacttcaaaagaaagcGGTCTTGCTAAGATGACATTTGTTTCTTCCCTTGGAACTGGTCTTAGTGGCTCTCCACAGCATTTCCTTATCAATAGTCCAAAATTAAAAGGTCCTGTACTTCTCTCTAATGCATCACCTAATAGTCCTTCAGACAAAGTCAATAAAACACAGTCAACTTGCTACTTGTTCCCAAGGTCAATTCCGTTTGTTCAAGCTCCAAACAGCTCCGGCCTCAATTTACCTAGTGCAAAACATCCACAGAATCCCAGACCTGTTCTGGCCATGCCTGTGATCTCTGCTGCCAAACCGAGCCATTCACAGACTGGTcgccaagcatttttgttacggTACATTTCTCCCCTCAAGTCAAGTGTAGTTCTCAACACTCAACAAATAAAACCCAGCACTCAATCTCTCCACACCAtagaaaaaggaagaaacaAAGTTGTATTTAAAATTGTCAGCCCAACAAGTACCCTGCTTAAAAGTTGCTCACCTTCATCAAGTTGTCAACCTTTACTTTTGGCTACCTCACCTCCAACCCAgtgttttctcaagtcttccaacAGAACACATGCCACTACATCCAACAACCTGAAGATTATTACCAGGGACAATCAAATACAAAGGGCTGTCAGGGAAATGACACCTCATTTGACAGTAAATATAAAACCTAGTGAAGCAGATAAGCCTCAGCTAGCCCCAAGGCCAATTCGACCGCCAAGTCAAAGAAAACTGCGCAGGAAGGCATTGTTTAATGAGCTTCCAATGACTGTGCAAAAAGCAAGAAGGCTCACAAACAAAGTACAGACTAAGATGGACTCAACTGTGTTTTGGAATCCAGTAGCAAAAGATGTTGAAAGAACCCTGAGACTTGCCCCGTACAACTGTGTACAGCAAGTTAAATGCCCCCGGAGATACCAACCAGTTGTGGTGCTTAATCATCCAGATGCTGATATTCCTGAAGTAGCCAATATTATGAAGGTGATTAATCGACACAGAGGTGCTGTTGCTAAGGTATCACTGTCGCAAAAAACAATTAAAGCGCTTGCTGACCACGGCACTCAAAGGGGGGGGATCTGGGCACAAGGTCTACTACTGCGAAGCGTTGACCCAAACTcacgaccagttcagagttcaGTCCGAGAGCGTTATCTTCTCAAACTCAAActaaggaaaaaaagcaaaaaaaagtatgaagtCGTGGAACCGTTATCAGGCAGTCGGGCAAAGACTGTAGTATTCGACTGCTGGTTCTGTGGGCGGATATTCAATAGCCAGGAACATTGGATTGGCCATGGCCAGCGGCATCTCATGGAGGCAACTAAAGACTGGAATAAACTGTTATAA